From Rhododendron vialii isolate Sample 1 chromosome 10a, ASM3025357v1, the proteins below share one genomic window:
- the LOC131302391 gene encoding cyclin-D4-1-like → MTSLLCTETTNVCFDDLDSDQTHDETTNQNLGFGNDRSEPLIGWPLLSEECFCLLVEKERGHLPKDDYLKRVRSGDMDLGAVRREAMDWILKAHAHYSFGPLSFCLSINYLDRFLSVYELPRVKTWTVQLLAVACLSIAAKMEETSVPLTVDLQVGEPKFIFEGKTIRRMELLVMSSLNWKMKACTPCSFIDYFIGKINGDDQIQSGFLISRSIQLILSTIKGIDFLEFRPSEIAAAVAISVSGEVQAVDIDKAMSCFILVGKGRVQKCLQLIQDLALSRGSTNMGSASIPSSVPQSPIGVLDAACLSCKSDDITVGSCANSSHNSPDTKRRKLSQEDFKS, encoded by the exons ATGACAAGCCTTCTCTGTACAGAAACCACCAACGTGTGCTTTGATGATCTTGATTCTGACCAAACCCATGATGAAACCACTAATCAAAATCTGGGTTTTGGAAATGATAGATCAGAGCCGTTGATTGGTTGGCCATTGTTAAGTGAAGAGTGTTTCTGTTTGCtggtggagaaagagagagggcaTTTGCCCAAAGATGATTATCTGAAGAGGGTGAGAAGTGGAGACATGGATTTAGGTGCCGTGAGAAGAGAGGCCATGGATTGGATTTTAAAG GCTCATGCTCATTACAGTTTTGGACCACTGAGTTTCTGCCTGTCAATCAATTACTTGGATCGATTCCTATCTGTTTATGAACTGCCT AGAGTTAAAACTTGGACAGTGCAATTGTTAGCTGTAGCCTGTTTGTCAATAGCAGCAAAAATGGAGGAGACTTCAGTGCCTTTGACTGTAGATTTACAg GTGGGTGAACCCAAGTTTATTTTTGAAGGTAAAACCATAAGAAGAATGGAGCTTTTGGTGATGAGCAGTTTGAATTGGAAGATGAAAGCTTGCACCCCTTGTTCCTTCATAGACTACTTCATTGGAAAGATCAATGGTGATGATCAAATCCAATCAGGGTTTCTGATCTCTAGGTCAATTCAACTCATATTAAGCACAATTAAAG GTATTGATTTCTTGGAATTCAGACCTTCTGAGATTGCTGCAGCAGTGGCAATTTCTGTTTCAGGAGAAGTACAAGCAGTAGACATTGATAAAGCAATGTCTTGCTTCATCCTTGTGGGAAAG GGAAGAGTGCAGAAATGTCTTCAACTGATCCAAGATTTGGCACTGAGTAGAGGGTCAACAAACATGGGTAGTGCCTCTATTCCATCATCAGTTCCCCAAAGCCCAATAGGGGTGCTGGATGCAGCATGCTTGAGCTGCAAAAGTGATGATATAACAGTTGGGTCATGTGCAAATTCCTCACATAATAGCCCAGACACAAAGAGGAGAAAACTATCTCAAGAGGATTTCAAGTCATGA